In Cytophagales bacterium, one DNA window encodes the following:
- a CDS encoding tol-pal system protein YbgF: protein MKIILSFLIFVFTIKVWCQVETPDTTNIPRKDRDRPDTTKIDAQQTDTIPDTIIPPNNLPPLPPGYSGSVKADSNKMLLMDMNVQIDATQAVNDMYNFKFKKAEKQFIWLKQKFPDHPLPYFLLGLSQWWKIIPNLNNETFDFRPLDNIFHAYMDTAVMKAEKIYINSSGSIKIEAAFFLGGAYGMKARVYSDRKMWRKATFASRNAFHFLQESKGHNDLSPEFLFGEGLYNYYAVWIPENYFWLRPIVALFPGGDKELGLKQLREVSLNAFYTRTEAQYHLMRIYANEEHDPNAAYQISEYLAATFPDNAYFQRFYARLTFVKGKQSKTENISLSILEKIDKNMPGYEDISGRYAAYFLGHIYRYKYNDLQKAKHYFKKAFVFGENIKAYDSHYYLSSLAHIARIADKQDEKTVAKIYYKILLKRTNKKDDLYKEAKEYLKGKKLR from the coding sequence ATGAAAATCATTTTATCATTTTTGATCTTTGTATTTACTATAAAGGTATGGTGTCAGGTGGAAACACCTGACACCACTAACATACCCCGAAAGGATCGGGACAGGCCTGACACCACTAAGATTGATGCACAGCAAACAGATACAATCCCTGATACAATCATTCCTCCTAATAATTTACCCCCCTTACCCCCCGGATACTCAGGATCAGTAAAAGCAGACAGCAACAAGATGCTCCTCATGGATATGAACGTGCAAATTGATGCTACCCAGGCAGTGAATGATATGTATAATTTCAAGTTTAAAAAGGCAGAAAAACAATTTATTTGGCTGAAGCAAAAATTTCCTGACCATCCATTACCATACTTTTTGCTGGGGTTAAGCCAATGGTGGAAGATCATTCCTAATCTTAATAATGAAACTTTTGATTTTAGGCCTTTGGATAACATCTTCCATGCCTACATGGACACTGCGGTCATGAAAGCTGAAAAAATATATATAAATTCCTCCGGTAGTATAAAAATAGAGGCGGCATTTTTCCTGGGGGGCGCTTATGGCATGAAAGCAAGGGTTTATTCTGACCGCAAGATGTGGAGAAAAGCCACTTTTGCCAGCAGAAATGCATTTCACTTTTTACAGGAAAGTAAGGGGCATAATGACCTGAGCCCGGAGTTTTTATTTGGAGAAGGGCTTTATAATTATTATGCTGTTTGGATCCCTGAAAATTATTTTTGGTTACGCCCTATTGTTGCATTATTTCCTGGTGGAGATAAGGAATTGGGCCTTAAGCAACTGCGTGAGGTATCATTAAACGCCTTTTACACCAGAACTGAGGCCCAATATCATCTGATGCGTATCTACGCCAACGAAGAACATGATCCAAATGCTGCCTACCAGATCTCTGAATATTTGGCAGCAACATTTCCTGATAATGCTTATTTCCAGAGATTCTATGCAAGACTAACATTTGTAAAGGGAAAGCAATCAAAAACGGAAAATATCTCACTTAGCATATTAGAAAAGATTGATAAAAACATGCCCGGGTATGAAGATATCAGCGGCAGGTATGCTGCATATTTTCTCGGTCATATTTACAGGTATAAATACAATGATCTTCAAAAAGCCAAACATTATTTTAAAAAGGCTTTTGTATTTGGTGAAAATATCAAAGCTTATGACTCCCATTATTATCTTTCTTCACTGGCTCATATTGCCCGAATAGCTGATAAACAGGATGAAAAGACGGTGGCAAAAATATATTACAAGATCTTATTGAAAAGAACAAACAAAAAAGATGATCTGTATAAAGAAGCGAAGGAGTATTTGAAGGGGAAAAAGTTGAGATAA